A part of Desulfofundulus salinus genomic DNA contains:
- the thiC gene encoding phosphomethylpyrimidine synthase ThiC produces the protein MPTQMARALAGEITPEMKRVAGREGVDPEFVRRGVAQGTIVIPRNRARKNIDPVGIGTGFAVKVSASVGLAAEGDTIEGEVAKVRAAVEAGTDAIMDLSVCGDIDGARRAVLAATTTPVGTLPVYQALAEAREKYGAAVKMKVDEMFEVIERQAADGVDFLALHCATTWQTLRAARKHRRVDYLVSHGGSHLMGWMIYNQQENPLYEHFDRLLEICRRYDVTLSLADGWRPGCLADSLDAAQVQELVVLGELVARARKQQVQVMVKGPGHVPLGHLKATVQLEKQLCHGAPYFVFGPVVTDIAPGYDHITAAIGGALSAWAGAEFLCYVTAAEHLGLPGVEQVREGVIAARIAAHAADVAREPRAAQWDLEMSRARKALDWDRQIELALDSRRAGALRRERSHGSHRACAMCGRYCAMQVVGEYLGKEQGVC, from the coding sequence ATGCCAACGCAAATGGCCAGGGCCCTGGCCGGTGAGATTACCCCGGAAATGAAAAGGGTGGCCGGGCGGGAGGGGGTGGATCCGGAGTTCGTTCGCCGGGGAGTGGCTCAAGGCACCATCGTCATACCCCGCAACCGCGCGAGAAAGAACATCGATCCCGTGGGCATCGGAACGGGCTTTGCCGTGAAGGTAAGCGCCAGTGTGGGCCTGGCGGCGGAAGGGGACACCATCGAGGGCGAGGTCGCTAAAGTACGGGCGGCCGTGGAAGCCGGCACTGATGCCATTATGGATTTGAGTGTGTGCGGGGATATTGACGGTGCCCGGCGGGCCGTGCTGGCGGCAACGACCACGCCCGTGGGTACCCTGCCCGTGTACCAGGCCCTTGCCGAGGCCCGGGAGAAGTACGGGGCGGCGGTAAAAATGAAGGTGGACGAAATGTTCGAAGTTATCGAGCGGCAGGCCGCCGACGGGGTGGATTTTCTGGCCCTGCACTGCGCCACCACCTGGCAGACCCTGCGGGCGGCCAGAAAGCACCGCCGCGTCGATTACCTGGTCAGTCATGGGGGCAGCCACTTAATGGGCTGGATGATTTACAACCAGCAGGAGAATCCCCTTTACGAGCATTTCGACCGGCTGCTGGAGATCTGCCGCCGCTACGATGTTACCTTGAGCCTGGCCGATGGGTGGCGTCCAGGCTGCCTGGCCGACTCCCTGGACGCGGCCCAGGTGCAGGAGCTGGTGGTGCTGGGGGAACTGGTGGCCCGGGCCCGGAAGCAGCAGGTGCAGGTGATGGTCAAAGGGCCGGGGCACGTCCCCCTGGGGCACCTGAAGGCCACCGTGCAGCTGGAAAAGCAGCTCTGCCACGGCGCGCCCTATTTTGTCTTCGGCCCGGTGGTTACGGATATCGCTCCGGGATACGACCATATTACGGCGGCCATCGGCGGGGCGCTTTCGGCCTGGGCCGGGGCGGAGTTTCTCTGTTATGTCACTGCCGCGGAGCACCTGGGACTGCCCGGTGTGGAGCAGGTGCGGGAAGGGGTCATTGCCGCCCGCATTGCCGCCCATGCAGCCGACGTGGCCAGGGAGCCCCGGGCGGCGCAGTGGGACCTGGAAATGTCCCGGGCACGCAAGGCCCTGGACTGGGACAGGCAAATCGAACTGGCCCTAGATTCCCGCCGGGCCGGTGCCCTTCGCCGGGAGCGCAGCCACGGTTCTCACCGGGCATGTGCCATGTGCGGCAGGTACTGCGCCATGCAGGTGGTAGGGGAATACCTGGGCAAAGAGCAGGGGGTGTGTTAG
- a CDS encoding heavy-metal-associated domain-containing protein has product MGSENLILRIEGIRSEDDRMEVKRVLENINGVSWVCVDGTAGTAVVIFDPDETLQDELINAVMEAGYTVKRFFNS; this is encoded by the coding sequence GTGGGCAGTGAGAATTTGATCCTGCGCATCGAGGGAATCCGTTCTGAGGATGATAGAATGGAAGTGAAAAGAGTACTGGAAAACATCAACGGTGTCAGCTGGGTTTGCGTGGATGGTACAGCCGGCACCGCGGTGGTGATATTTGATCCCGATGAAACTCTACAGGATGAACTGATCAACGCGGTGATGGAAGCGGGGTATACAGTGAAGCGGTTTTTTAACAGTTAA
- a CDS encoding B12-binding domain-containing radical SAM protein: MRVLLLNPPLLTDPYTDDLVVNAPLSACLLTGYAGACLKQAGLDVAVMDADLAGLDVEATREQLLAEDFDLLGVHLKFLWGRTAEIMTMLQEIKREKPHIHLNLYGHYPTFAWEPLLRQLPFVDSVVLGEPELTLTDLARRLAGLDKGFWQDTVGLAVNGEGGPVQNSPRCAIADLDALPFPLRPSPELAARRNMHNYILGSRGCFGRCTFCYLNSFYGPGTVWRGRSPENIVAEIDEVYRATGNPSFYFADANFFGPGERGRQRALELARLLKQRDFPLVFGLECRSSDVDEEVFAGLVEAGLRDVFLGVESGAQSALDRFQKGTTVAQNERAITILRRLGLNISLGFINFDPGTTLEEIRENLDFLQRMELLDCPSTTAHLFFHRQVVLRGTPAYNQLLARGQLRPVGFTAHEGEYTIVDPRAEAVARVMGRVCRLVLEITGGEDLYTARGPKVSCCGRVGDEGRSGLGEGLTAGGGNRSIPAHVQRQEIFRRLNLFLQDFLSRLLDAAGRGELNLGTVAGFVAAGHTEIEEIMRNS, from the coding sequence ATGCGGGTTTTGCTCCTTAACCCACCCCTGCTGACCGATCCCTATACCGATGACCTGGTGGTCAACGCCCCCCTGTCGGCCTGCCTGCTCACCGGTTACGCCGGGGCCTGTTTAAAGCAGGCCGGATTGGACGTAGCCGTTATGGATGCAGACCTGGCCGGGCTGGACGTGGAGGCAACCAGGGAGCAGCTGCTGGCCGAAGACTTTGATTTGCTGGGTGTGCACTTAAAATTCCTGTGGGGACGGACGGCGGAAATAATGACCATGCTGCAGGAGATCAAGCGGGAGAAACCCCACATCCACCTCAATCTCTACGGCCACTACCCCACCTTTGCCTGGGAACCGCTGTTGCGGCAGTTGCCCTTTGTGGATTCGGTGGTTCTGGGCGAACCGGAGCTCACCCTCACGGATCTGGCCCGCCGCCTGGCAGGCCTGGACAAAGGGTTCTGGCAAGACACTGTAGGGCTGGCCGTGAACGGTGAAGGGGGCCCGGTGCAAAACTCCCCGCGCTGTGCCATCGCCGACCTGGATGCCCTGCCTTTCCCCCTGCGGCCTTCTCCGGAGCTGGCCGCCCGGCGCAACATGCACAACTACATCCTGGGCAGCCGCGGCTGTTTTGGCCGCTGCACTTTCTGCTACCTCAATTCCTTTTACGGACCCGGAACGGTCTGGCGGGGGCGCAGCCCGGAAAATATCGTGGCTGAAATTGATGAGGTATACAGGGCCACCGGCAACCCTTCCTTTTACTTTGCCGACGCCAACTTTTTCGGCCCCGGGGAAAGGGGGCGGCAGCGCGCCCTGGAACTGGCCCGGCTTTTGAAGCAGCGGGACTTCCCCCTGGTCTTTGGCCTGGAATGCCGGTCCTCCGATGTGGATGAGGAGGTGTTTGCCGGACTGGTGGAGGCCGGGTTGCGGGATGTGTTCCTGGGGGTGGAAAGCGGCGCCCAGAGCGCCCTGGACCGTTTTCAAAAGGGCACCACCGTGGCCCAGAATGAAAGGGCCATTACTATCCTGCGCCGGCTGGGCCTGAACATCTCCCTGGGTTTTATTAATTTCGATCCCGGTACCACGCTGGAAGAAATCCGGGAGAACCTGGACTTTCTGCAGCGCATGGAACTGCTGGACTGCCCCTCCACCACCGCCCACCTGTTTTTTCACCGCCAGGTCGTCCTGCGGGGAACCCCGGCCTACAACCAGCTGCTGGCCCGGGGGCAGTTAAGGCCGGTTGGTTTCACCGCCCACGAGGGGGAGTACACCATCGTAGACCCCCGGGCGGAGGCGGTGGCCCGGGTTATGGGCCGGGTGTGCCGGCTGGTGCTGGAGATAACCGGAGGCGAGGACCTGTACACTGCCAGGGGGCCGAAGGTGAGCTGCTGCGGGAGAGTGGGCGATGAGGGCCGCAGCGGTTTGGGTGAAGGTCTTACTGCCGGTGGCGGCAACCGTTCCATCCCGGCCCATGTCCAGCGGCAGGAAATTTTCCGGCGGTTGAATCTTTTCCTGCAGGACTTCCTTTCCCGCCTTCTGGATGCCGCCGGCAGGGGAGAACTGAACCTGGGTACGGTGGCCGGCTTTGTCGCGGCGGGACATACGGAAATAGAGGAGATCATGAGGAACTCTTAG
- a CDS encoding sulfite exporter TauE/SafE family protein, with the protein MHFPVSGVDVFPLVPPLVSFLVSSVTASAGVSGAFLLLPFMVSVLGFTTPAVSPTNLIYNIVAIPGGLARYIREGRMAWPLTWVVVIATLPGVFVGAWIRIRYLPDPKAFKLFVGLVLLYLGVRLLYETTGRYLKSKEKTQNLEKKFRERVQQIKGESAGRIAAGLPPEAVVKTRSVSLRKIEYDFWGETFSFSTPVVFTLALVVGLIGGIYGIGGGAIIAPFVVSVLGLPVYTVAGAALAGTFLTSIAGVIIYHLLSLTTVGAQAGVSPDWLLGALFGVGGFLGTYFGAYLQKYLPDRLIRGILGSLVTFLAVSYILQYFI; encoded by the coding sequence ATGCATTTCCCCGTGTCCGGAGTAGATGTCTTCCCCCTCGTCCCTCCACTGGTGTCCTTTCTGGTTTCTTCCGTTACGGCGTCGGCCGGCGTGTCCGGAGCCTTTTTGCTCCTGCCTTTTATGGTGAGCGTGCTGGGGTTTACCACTCCAGCCGTCAGTCCCACCAACCTGATCTACAACATTGTGGCCATCCCCGGGGGGCTGGCCCGTTACATAAGGGAGGGGCGCATGGCCTGGCCCCTGACCTGGGTGGTGGTTATCGCTACACTGCCGGGAGTTTTCGTGGGCGCCTGGATCCGCATCCGGTACCTGCCCGACCCGAAGGCCTTTAAACTCTTTGTGGGCCTGGTTTTGCTCTACCTGGGCGTGCGGTTGTTATACGAAACCACCGGCCGTTACCTGAAGAGCAAAGAAAAGACCCAGAACCTGGAAAAGAAGTTCCGCGAGCGGGTGCAGCAGATCAAAGGCGAATCGGCAGGACGCATTGCTGCGGGCCTGCCCCCGGAGGCGGTGGTCAAAACCCGCTCGGTATCCCTGCGCAAAATTGAATATGATTTCTGGGGGGAAACCTTTTCCTTCAGCACTCCGGTTGTTTTTACCCTGGCCCTGGTGGTCGGTTTGATCGGCGGTATCTACGGCATCGGTGGGGGGGCCATCATTGCTCCCTTTGTGGTCTCCGTTCTCGGCCTGCCCGTTTATACCGTAGCGGGGGCCGCACTGGCCGGCACTTTTCTCACCTCCATTGCCGGAGTTATCATTTACCACCTCCTGTCCCTTACCACAGTTGGAGCACAGGCCGGCGTGTCACCCGACTGGCTTTTGGGGGCGCTCTTTGGCGTGGGCGGCTTTCTGGGCACCTATTTTGGGGCTTACCTCCAAAAATACCTGCCCGACCGGTTGATCCGGGGAATCCTGGGTTCTCTGGTCACCTTCCTGGCAGTGAGTTACATACTGCAGTATTTCATTTAG
- a CDS encoding DUF2284 domain-containing protein gives MTGTFNNRGGPVAGPVEAVALDDLVEHLCRVAREAGTTETRVIDVKTVTVAPWVRWKCQYGCPGYGRSLTCPPFSPRPGETEKVLDCYRTGLLFLAPTSWLVRYLAAHLEHLAFRAGYYRAFGLGAGPCGLCEECNTGGACRRPGEARPSLEACGIDVFQTARNNGLNLTPAREPGEPCPRVGLVLLE, from the coding sequence TTGACAGGAACTTTTAACAACAGGGGCGGGCCCGTTGCCGGGCCGGTTGAAGCCGTGGCCCTGGATGATCTGGTGGAGCATCTTTGCCGGGTGGCCCGGGAAGCCGGAACAACGGAAACCAGGGTAATAGATGTCAAAACGGTCACCGTGGCCCCCTGGGTGCGCTGGAAATGCCAGTACGGCTGCCCCGGCTACGGCAGGAGCCTTACCTGCCCTCCCTTCAGCCCCCGGCCCGGGGAGACGGAAAAAGTGCTGGACTGTTACCGTACGGGCCTTCTCTTTCTGGCCCCGACATCCTGGCTGGTGCGCTACCTGGCCGCCCACCTGGAGCACCTTGCCTTCCGGGCCGGTTATTACAGGGCTTTCGGGCTGGGGGCGGGGCCGTGCGGCCTGTGTGAGGAGTGCAATACCGGGGGGGCGTGCCGCCGTCCCGGGGAGGCCCGCCCTTCCCTGGAGGCCTGCGGTATAGATGTGTTCCAGACGGCACGTAACAACGGCCTGAATCTAACCCCGGCCCGGGAACCGGGAGAACCCTGTCCCCGGGTGGGGCTGGTGCTTCTGGAATAA
- a CDS encoding class I SAM-dependent methyltransferase: protein MITNLEIALEEMQQQAEMRGLIKGRAEGEARGKVEAKQDAICKYLRRRFGDASAGLQQEVREMTSLEVLDGIMEELFAANTLEEAQADNHVDVVISNCVINLAADKSRVLREAFRVLKPGGRLAVSDMVWRREVPHGLRQDVELWAGCVAGAPTEEEYRRLLEAAGFTGVSIEVIRVFSPSDFPEGTLPEEMKQQLALYEGALVSAFIRAQKPLYSPPNV from the coding sequence ATGATTACGAACCTGGAAATAGCCCTTGAAGAGATGCAGCAGCAGGCAGAGATGCGCGGGTTAATTAAAGGCAGGGCCGAAGGCGAGGCCAGGGGCAAGGTTGAAGCAAAACAGGACGCCATCTGCAAATACCTCAGGAGGAGGTTCGGTGATGCATCCGCCGGCCTGCAGCAGGAAGTCCGGGAGATGACCAGCCTGGAAGTGCTGGACGGCATCATGGAGGAATTGTTTGCCGCCAACACCCTGGAAGAGGCGCAGGCCGACAATCATGTGGACGTGGTCATCTCCAACTGTGTGATCAATCTGGCCGCGGACAAAAGCAGGGTGCTCCGGGAAGCCTTCCGGGTGCTCAAACCCGGCGGGCGCCTGGCCGTTTCCGACATGGTGTGGCGTCGTGAGGTACCCCACGGGCTGCGGCAAGATGTCGAGCTGTGGGCGGGCTGCGTGGCCGGCGCCCCGACGGAAGAAGAGTACCGCCGCCTGCTGGAAGCGGCCGGTTTCACCGGGGTATCCATAGAGGTAATCCGGGTCTTCAGCCCATCGGACTTCCCGGAAGGAACTTTGCCGGAGGAAATGAAACAGCAGCTGGCCCTCTATGAAGGTGCCCTGGTCAGCGCCTTCATCCGGGCGCAAAAGCCCCTGTATTCACCCCCAAATGTGTAA
- a CDS encoding fumarylacetoacetate hydrolase family protein: MRIGRFHHRGEIFYGIVEGDTVLPVADPFQSLEPVSGRQFALPELDLLAPCLPTKAVCVGLNYRDHALELGMALPDEPVLFLKPSTAVIGPGEPIVYPAMSHQVDYEAELAVVIGKKARQVREEEAAGYILGYTCANDVTARDLQKKDGQWTRAKSFDTFLPLGPYIVTGVDPGDREVSLYLNGERKQHSSTSQLIFPVYRLVSFISRIMTLLPGDIILTGTPAGVGPVQPGDTVEVVISGIGRLANPVVKK, encoded by the coding sequence ATGCGTATTGGTCGTTTTCATCACAGGGGAGAAATTTTCTACGGCATAGTTGAAGGTGACACGGTTTTACCGGTGGCCGATCCCTTTCAATCTTTGGAACCGGTATCCGGGCGGCAGTTCGCCCTGCCGGAGCTGGACCTGCTGGCTCCCTGCCTGCCCACCAAGGCGGTGTGTGTGGGGCTCAATTACCGGGACCACGCCCTGGAGCTGGGTATGGCCCTGCCGGATGAGCCGGTCCTGTTCCTGAAGCCGTCCACCGCCGTGATCGGCCCCGGGGAACCCATTGTTTACCCGGCCATGAGCCATCAGGTGGACTACGAGGCCGAACTGGCGGTGGTGATCGGGAAAAAGGCGCGGCAGGTGCGGGAGGAAGAAGCGGCCGGGTACATACTGGGCTATACCTGTGCCAACGACGTTACCGCCCGGGACCTCCAGAAAAAGGACGGGCAGTGGACCCGGGCCAAGTCGTTTGACACCTTCCTGCCCCTGGGTCCCTACATCGTCACCGGCGTCGACCCGGGAGACAGGGAAGTTTCGCTCTACCTCAACGGGGAGCGAAAACAGCATTCCTCCACGTCCCAGTTGATCTTTCCGGTATACCGGCTGGTCAGTTTTATCTCCCGCATCATGACCCTTTTGCCCGGGGATATCATCCTTACCGGTACGCCTGCAGGGGTGGGGCCGGTGCAGCCGGGGGACACGGTAGAGGTGGTTATATCCGGCATCGGCCGGCTGGCCAACCCGGTAGTCAAAAAATAA
- a CDS encoding methyltransferase has product MFKRDARSSSNGWYIMDICRGHWAAHVLFAAVDLGLFDVLARGAQTPARVAAALGTHPEATARLLVALEGLGLVEREGEFYRNAPLAGRHLVRGRDACLGHAVHHFANLAEGWSRLGEAVRTGRPVGFEAVERANYEERLRDYILAMGDQARLKADQLAAALDLSGCERILDLGGGPGVYTVALLKKEPRARATILDLAPTLKITRELIEAAGMMERVELCAGDFTRDELGEGVYDLVLASNVVHIYDAATNRQIMDRVFRALRPGGQVVIHDYVLAEKPSLEAALFDLNMLVGTLTGRVYGVQEMGSWLEDAGFEDVTYHPLTAGSGLLKGRKWNDK; this is encoded by the coding sequence ATGTTTAAAAGAGATGCGCGATCTTCCTCAAATGGCTGGTATATAATGGACATCTGCCGCGGACACTGGGCGGCCCATGTGCTTTTTGCTGCCGTGGACCTGGGCCTTTTTGACGTCCTGGCCCGGGGCGCCCAGACTCCCGCCCGGGTGGCCGCGGCCCTGGGCACCCACCCGGAAGCCACCGCCCGCCTGCTGGTTGCCCTGGAGGGCCTGGGGTTAGTGGAAAGGGAGGGCGAGTTTTACCGCAACGCTCCCCTGGCCGGCCGCCACCTGGTACGGGGAAGGGATGCCTGCCTGGGCCATGCGGTGCACCACTTTGCCAACCTGGCCGAGGGTTGGTCCCGGCTGGGCGAGGCCGTGCGCACCGGCCGCCCGGTGGGTTTTGAGGCCGTGGAACGGGCGAACTATGAAGAGCGCCTGCGGGACTACATCCTGGCCATGGGGGACCAGGCCCGGCTCAAGGCGGATCAGCTGGCTGCCGCCCTGGATTTAAGCGGTTGTGAACGCATACTGGATTTGGGCGGCGGGCCCGGGGTGTATACCGTTGCTCTGTTGAAGAAAGAGCCCCGGGCACGGGCCACCATCCTGGACCTGGCCCCCACCCTGAAGATCACCCGGGAATTGATAGAAGCGGCGGGGATGATGGAGCGGGTGGAGCTATGTGCCGGGGATTTCACCAGGGACGAACTGGGTGAAGGGGTTTACGACCTGGTGCTGGCCTCCAATGTGGTGCACATTTATGACGCTGCCACCAACCGACAAATCATGGACCGGGTCTTCCGGGCCCTGCGCCCGGGCGGGCAGGTGGTGATCCACGATTACGTCCTGGCTGAAAAGCCCTCCCTGGAAGCCGCCCTCTTTGACCTGAACATGCTGGTGGGCACCCTTACCGGCCGGGTGTACGGCGTTCAGGAAATGGGCAGCTGGCTGGAGGACGCCGGTTTTGAGGATGTGACTTACCACCCCCTGACCGCAGGCAGCGGGTTGTTAAAAGGGAGAAAATGGAATGACAAATAG
- a CDS encoding Rpn family recombination-promoting nuclease/putative transposase has translation MAEIRGINRTNDYAFKRIFGSEEGKEALLSFLNAVLKLPSGRELTGVELLDREIDPRYLLDRGARLDVLARTKEGTLINIEVQVTNQYNIDKRTMYYWAGLYHGQLTSGQKFADLRKTVTINILAFDWFRGDGRYHRAFHVRDDESGELLCDDLEIHFLELEKIKTIKRRPKDALEAWMMYLSNLEGEEMEAIAMENPGIRKALTIEKAFWQSKKERRLYELREKAMRDEISALAGARAEGEAKGKVTMAQEAICKYLDARFGEASRDLQERVRQIDRLEALDKIINRIYTAGSLEEAGSVIDDAVK, from the coding sequence TTGGCGGAGATCAGGGGGATCAACCGGACCAACGACTACGCCTTTAAGCGGATCTTCGGGTCGGAAGAAGGGAAAGAGGCGCTGCTGAGTTTTCTCAACGCGGTACTGAAGTTACCGTCCGGCCGGGAACTGACCGGCGTGGAACTGCTGGACCGGGAGATAGACCCAAGATACCTGCTGGACCGCGGCGCCAGGCTGGACGTCCTGGCCCGTACGAAAGAAGGCACGCTCATCAACATCGAAGTCCAGGTGACCAACCAGTACAACATTGACAAGCGGACCATGTACTACTGGGCGGGGCTGTACCACGGGCAGCTGACCAGCGGTCAGAAGTTCGCCGACCTGCGCAAAACCGTGACCATAAACATTCTGGCCTTTGACTGGTTCCGGGGTGACGGGCGGTACCACCGGGCCTTCCACGTGCGGGACGATGAGAGCGGTGAGCTGTTGTGCGACGACCTGGAGATCCACTTTCTGGAGCTGGAGAAGATAAAGACGATCAAACGCAGGCCGAAGGATGCGCTGGAGGCGTGGATGATGTACCTGAGCAACCTGGAAGGAGAAGAGATGGAGGCGATAGCCATGGAGAACCCGGGGATCAGGAAAGCGTTGACCATCGAGAAAGCCTTCTGGCAGAGCAAGAAGGAACGCAGGCTCTACGAGCTGAGGGAGAAGGCCATGCGGGATGAGATTTCCGCCCTGGCCGGCGCCAGAGCCGAGGGCGAGGCCAAGGGCAAAGTCACGATGGCCCAGGAAGCCATCTGCAAGTACCTTGACGCCAGGTTTGGGGAGGCCTCACGGGACCTGCAGGAGCGGGTCAGGCAGATCGACAGGCTGGAGGCCCTGGACAAGATCATCAACAGGATTTATACCGCCGGCTCGCTGGAAGAGGCGGGTTCCGTGATCGACGATGCCGTGAAGTAA
- a CDS encoding MFS transporter, protein MGTYPEPETNIAIQRTPHILFISLVNFLLNFAVQGSLIFIPLLGAQLGARDWQIGVVGASYGAAFLFSSLICGWKSDSLGRLLFVRLGLAASGMAFAAQLLVQNLFVLIVVRSAVGLSLGIATAALIAYAFESGADMGKYSSYGSLGWIFGALGAALLKEFHLLFITSFICCLAAFILSFTFHEAAVKRRRIQPKLWLVVRRNFQIYLAVFLRHLGATAVWIILPLYFSSLGINRFWIGLLWGTNFTVQFIVMRFLERFNENKVFAFGQLLSIGVFTAYAFVTARPALFAVQALLGVAWSCLYVGALLIVLRSGEERGTASGIFQSTLNLCGAVGPFLGGLIAELWGYRGVMLFAAGLGVAGLLVAVPAAREVPGHSA, encoded by the coding sequence TTGGGTACATACCCGGAACCTGAAACAAATATAGCCATTCAAAGGACGCCCCATATCCTGTTCATCAGCCTGGTTAATTTTTTGCTCAACTTTGCCGTGCAGGGCTCCCTTATCTTCATCCCCCTGCTGGGAGCCCAGCTGGGGGCGAGGGACTGGCAAATCGGCGTGGTGGGGGCATCTTACGGGGCGGCCTTTCTCTTTTCTTCCCTGATTTGCGGCTGGAAGTCCGACTCTTTGGGAAGGCTTTTATTTGTGCGCCTGGGGTTAGCCGCCAGCGGTATGGCCTTTGCCGCCCAGTTGTTGGTTCAAAATCTTTTCGTTCTGATCGTGGTGCGTTCGGCCGTGGGCCTGTCCCTGGGAATAGCCACCGCGGCCTTGATTGCTTACGCCTTTGAGTCCGGCGCCGATATGGGCAAATATAGCTCTTACGGCTCCCTGGGCTGGATCTTCGGCGCTCTGGGGGCGGCGCTGTTGAAGGAATTCCACCTGCTCTTTATCACCAGTTTTATTTGCTGCCTGGCCGCATTTATCCTTTCCTTTACCTTCCACGAAGCAGCTGTTAAAAGGAGGAGGATTCAGCCCAAACTCTGGCTGGTGGTGCGCCGGAATTTCCAGATCTACTTGGCCGTATTCTTGCGCCACCTGGGGGCTACGGCTGTCTGGATCATCCTGCCTCTGTACTTCTCTTCCCTGGGCATAAACAGGTTTTGGATAGGCCTTCTTTGGGGAACTAATTTTACCGTGCAGTTTATAGTCATGCGCTTTTTAGAACGGTTTAACGAAAATAAAGTATTTGCCTTTGGTCAATTACTCTCCATCGGAGTCTTTACGGCCTATGCCTTTGTCACTGCGCGGCCGGCCCTGTTTGCGGTGCAGGCCCTCCTGGGGGTGGCCTGGTCCTGCCTTTATGTGGGCGCCCTGCTTATTGTCCTGCGGAGCGGGGAAGAAAGGGGTACCGCCAGCGGCATTTTCCAGTCTACTTTAAACCTCTGCGGCGCCGTGGGCCCCTTCCTGGGCGGGTTGATTGCCGAGCTGTGGGGATACCGGGGGGTGATGCTTTTCGCCGCCGGGCTGGGGGTGGCCGGCCTTCTGGTGGCCGTGCCCGCGGCCCGGGAAGTACCCGGGCATTCGGCGTGA
- the bzaB gene encoding B12 lower ligand biosynthesis ThiC-like protein BzaB, which yields MTQLLAAREGRVTPEMEEVARREGVDPEFIRAGVAAGTIVIPKNRLRKGIRPCAIGRGLRTKVNALIGTSSDRDDPEMEARKIEVAISAGADAIMDLSTGGDIDGMRRVSLERATVPVGSVPIYQAGIEAIEKRGGIVAMTPEDMFEAIEKQAAAGIDFMAIHCALNFEVVERLQKTGRVTDIVSRGGAFLTGWMLHNRKENPLYEEFDRVLDILREYDVTLSLGDAIRPGCIADSLDGAQIQGLLVAGELVARAREKGVQVMVEGPGHVPIHHVETTMLLQKQLCHQAPYFVLGTLAIDVAPGYDHITAAIGGALAGASGADFICYVTPAEHLGLPTEEDVRVGVMAARIAAHVADIAKGVKGAWEWDLKMARTRASLDREAVAGLAIDPALVRCYLEKGKEELCSACGDECALRLVSEYFQQ from the coding sequence ATGACCCAGTTGTTGGCGGCCAGGGAAGGCCGCGTCACGCCGGAGATGGAGGAGGTGGCCCGGCGGGAGGGAGTGGATCCGGAATTTATCCGGGCCGGGGTGGCCGCCGGTACCATCGTCATCCCGAAGAACAGGTTGCGGAAAGGAATCCGGCCCTGCGCCATCGGTCGGGGCCTGCGGACCAAGGTGAATGCCCTCATCGGCACCTCCAGCGACCGGGACGACCCGGAAATGGAGGCCCGCAAGATCGAGGTGGCCATTTCCGCCGGGGCCGATGCCATTATGGACCTCTCCACCGGGGGGGATATCGACGGCATGCGCCGCGTTAGCCTGGAAAGGGCCACGGTTCCCGTGGGAAGCGTGCCCATCTACCAGGCGGGCATTGAGGCCATCGAGAAGAGGGGCGGCATTGTGGCCATGACTCCGGAGGACATGTTTGAAGCCATAGAAAAGCAGGCCGCCGCGGGCATTGATTTTATGGCCATTCACTGTGCCCTGAATTTTGAAGTGGTCGAGCGCCTGCAGAAAACCGGACGGGTGACGGACATCGTGAGCCGGGGCGGCGCCTTCCTCACCGGCTGGATGCTGCACAACAGGAAGGAAAATCCCCTCTACGAGGAGTTCGACCGGGTGCTGGACATCCTGCGGGAGTACGACGTCACCTTGAGTCTGGGCGATGCCATCCGCCCCGGGTGCATTGCCGATTCCCTGGACGGCGCCCAGATTCAGGGCCTGCTGGTGGCCGGGGAACTGGTGGCCCGGGCCAGGGAAAAGGGGGTGCAGGTGATGGTGGAGGGGCCGGGGCACGTGCCCATACACCATGTGGAAACCACCATGCTCCTGCAGAAGCAGCTCTGCCACCAGGCCCCGTATTTTGTCCTGGGCACCCTGGCCATTGATGTGGCCCCGGGGTACGATCATATCACCGCGGCCATCGGCGGCGCCCTGGCCGGGGCTTCCGGGGCGGACTTCATCTGCTACGTCACCCCGGCGGAGCACCTGGGCCTGCCCACGGAAGAAGATGTGCGGGTTGGGGTGATGGCTGCCCGCATTGCCGCCCATGTCGCCGACATTGCCAAGGGCGTCAAGGGGGCCTGGGAGTGGGATTTAAAAATGGCCCGGACCCGGGCTTCCCTGGACCGGGAGGCCGTGGCCGGCCTGGCCATCGACCCGGCCCTGGTGCGCTGTTACCTTGAGAAAGGAAAAGAGGAACTGTGCAGCGCCTGCGGCGACGAATGCGCTCTGCGGCTGGTGTCGGAGTATTTTCAGCAGTGA